The Magnolia sinica isolate HGM2019 chromosome 10, MsV1, whole genome shotgun sequence genome includes a window with the following:
- the LOC131258038 gene encoding uncharacterized protein LOC131258038, whose product MTQFSPHEKGGSHQDIEKGGVDVPGPSESLNIAPPSLELMITIISIVWMIVAFLLNLNYPISDGNKVLNALYLRHKMSFYSIVMISVAAFYSTSVWMMMIVGRCRPPIARNLILVILVLGVLASTVLLYVLLPERSSWIVWFFFALTIWVMLIMQECEWATQLKGKICKPVEEGCKLATRWTIDKIHSLYGYCFCCLPIRSPSCRTSQTVVVILIIIFI is encoded by the exons ATGACCCAATTCTCCCCTCATGAG AAAGGGGGCTCTCATCAAGATATCGAAAAGGGCGGTGTCGACGTTCCAGGGCCGTCAGAGAGTCTCAACATTGCACCACCGTCGTTGGAATTGATGATTACGATCATCAGTATAGTATGGATGATCGTGGCGTTCCTCTTGAATCTCAACTATCCAATCAGTGATGGCAACAAAGTCCTGAACGCTTTATACCTTCGGCATAAGATGTCCTTCTACTCTATTGTCATGATCAGCGTCGCAGCCTTCTACTCCACGTCCGTGTGGATGATGATGATAGTGGGTAGATGCCGGCCCCCCATAGCCAGAAATCTCATCCTCGTTATCTTGGTTCTTGGAGTACTAGCTTCCACAGTATTACTGTATGTCCTGCTACCAGAGAGGTCCAGTTGGATCGTATGGTTCTTCTTTGCACTGACCATCTGGGTCATGTTGATTATGCAAGagtgtgagtgggccacccaattGAAGGGCAAGATTTGCAAGCCGGTTGAGGAAGGGTGTAAGTTGGCCACCCGATGGACCATAGACAAGATTCACAGCCTTTATGGTTATTGTTTCTGTTGTCTACCTATTCGCAGTCCCAGT TGTAGAACGAGCCAGACAGTGGTagtcatcctcatcatcatatTCATATGA